The window GTTCTCCTTGTACTCTATCATCTTACTGATAGAAACCACCCAGTTGTACCGCCCTTTGAACAAATTCTGAATATGCGGTGCAGAATAGGAAATGTCCGAGGACTTTAGGGCGTTGGTAAACCAGCTTTGACTCTCCAGCTGTGTATTTACGCGCATGTTCTGGCCCGGTGTGCCGGCAACATACTTCCCTTGCGGGGTAAACACAGCTATGGAAACAAGGTCTTCCCGGCTGCTCATCAGCGTATCCATCCGTTCATAGAGCAGCGGAGAGTCAATGGAAGGGCTTGTCGTAACCTGCTCCTCTGCCGTTTCAAAAATATTGCTCATGCCCTTCACATACAGCTCCAGATTATAATTGACCTGTTCAATAATCTGCTGCATATTCAGGTTGGCGTTCTCCTCCGCGGTTTTAGCAAATTTGTTGTACAGCATGGAGCTGACGATTACTGCAACAAGTACGGCTACTGCCGTGAAAGAGAGAGTAATAATCAGCTGAATGCTGCGCAGCTTAGCGGACAGGCGGATTCTGCCGCGTGTACCGGGCTGCGGGCGCAGCGGAAAGAAATACCCCTTGGATTTGGTCATGGCTATCCTCCCCGGGCGCTGTTCTTATATTCTTTAGGCGATTGGCCGTATTTCTTGCGGAAACAGAAGCTGAAGTAATTCGGATCGGCAAACCCGATTTTTTCGGCGATTTCGAAAGCCTTGAGCTCCGTGGAGCGCAGCAGCTCCTTAGCCGCCTCTAGACGGATCTGCAGCAGATAGCTGACAAAGGTCATTTTCATCTCTTTTTTGAAAATACTGCTAAAATATCCTGTGCTGATATGCAGATGCTGGCAGACCCTGCCGATGGATATATCTGATTCCTCGTAATGGCTGCGGATATATTCCTTAGCCTGATCAATGAGCTGCTTATAGCTGGACTGCCGCCCAGAAGCAATGGAGTCCATCAGTCCGGTACATACATTAATAATCCACTGTTTGGCTTCGCCCATATTGTTGAATTTATTCATGTCCGTAAGTGTAGCCATGTTAGGGATCATAAAATCAGCGGTCTCGCTGCCTGACTCCTTGGCTACACGCAGAATAGAGGTAATGATTTCCAGCAGAAAAATCTGATAATCATGTGTAGAGACATGGGCCGTATCAAGTCCTCCGAACAGCTCGTCCATAACCTCCTTCAGCTCCTGTACCGTCCCCAGCTTAATCGTACGGATCAGCGATTGCTGTGTCAGCTCATCGAAGACCAGCATCTGATTGGATCTGGATTCGACATCTTCAATCCAGATCACTCTATTGTTGCCCAGAATAAGCCTGTAATCCAGCGCCTGCATTGCATCAGAAAAGGAGTTGAACAGCATGGATGCAGACTGGCATACCGTCCCGGCCCCCGCTGTCACCGTCAGCTTCAGAAAATGCTGTACATTCTGGCGGATCTCTTCAAGGATGGCGAAGGTATGGCCGGTAATTTCCGTTTCGTCCGGTTCTTTGCTAACCGAGAGGAGTACAACTTCATCCCGGTGGATGAATACTCTGCCGGTGCCATGCTTCTGGCAGATCTCTTCGGCAATATTGAGGATAGCGAACAGCTGCAAATTATGGTCGCCGGTATCACGCAACGATACGGGCCGCCCTGCAGCAGCCTCCCGGCTCTGCCCCGCACGGATATAGTCAATGCTGATCACGGAAGCCTGAAATTGCTTCCCGTCAAGGTTGATGCCGTATTCCGCGCTCTTGTCAGTGATCTCCTGGAACGGCAGCCGGCGGGACACTAATGAGGAGAGGAACTGCTCCCGCAGCACAGGCAGGCTCTTACGGTAATGCTCGCTAAGCACATACACATTTTCCTTCTCGGCGATTTCCGCCTCAATGGTTGCCTTTACCTTAAGCAGAACATCGATCAGCTCCTGTGATGAGAACGGTTTCAGGATATACTCATCGATCTGCAGCTTTATCGCCTTCTGGGCATATTCGAATTCATCATAACCGGTCAGAATAATGATCTTCGTGTTAGGATGACGGCTGCGGATCCATTCCGCCAGCTGAAGCCCGTTCATAAACGGCATCTGAATATCAGTTACAACCACATCCGGCAGCAGGCGGTCAATGGCTTCTGTCGCCTCACGCCCGTTTTCGGCCGAGTCCACCACTTCAAAGCCATACTTCGCCCAATCAATCTGGGCAATAATCCCTTCCCTTACATCTTCTTCATCTTCGGCAAGAATTAATTTATACATGCTTCATCCCTCTTCGGATAATGTTTTGGATATACTAAAACCATTCTAGCACCCTGCAAGCCTTATTAGATGGATTAACAGCGGTTTCCCGGTAATATGCGCCGGCTGATTCACAGCCCTCTATGGCTGTTTAAATAAGTATGTCTGCTAAAACAGCGGGCATTTCACTATAATATTAGTCTGCCCGTTTGGCAAGGGTCAACTTTAAGAATGCACATAAACGCTCAATCCATTACATAGTTGAACATAAAAAAAACCATCCCGTAAGAGCGGGATGGGGATGATTGCACGTATAAGATTTACAGCAGGGCTTTGCTGAAGCGGTAGCCTGCGCTTTTCTCGAATCCGATATGACGGTAAAAAGCATGTGCCGGCGCGCGTTCTACGCGGTTGCCGCTTCTTAGGAACAGCTGGCAGCAGCCATTCTGGCGGGCCCAATCTTCTGCTGCGGAGACCAATCTTTTGCCAAGGCCGTTCCCTCTAAGTTCCTCTGATACGATCAGCGCGGTAATTTCCGTAATACAGTCTGCTTGCTTGTAATAGGATTTCACCTGCCGAAGATCAATCATTCCCACAACTTCGTTGTCCAGTTCTGCAACCAGTGTGCAATGGAACGGATCATGCTCCATGCCTTCCATTCTCTCTTTCATCACGCTAAGCGTTGTCGGATAGCCGAATTCCCGCAACAGGGCTGTAACTCTCTCCAGATCACTTGCGCCCCATTTGCGAATTTGCAGTACTTGCTCCTGAGTACTACTGTTCATCCTCATATACCTCCACTTTTAGCATAGACGCTGCCTGTTTGGCTGCCGTCCGCGCGATTTGTACATCTTCCGCGGCACTTAGAGTCACTGCCATCCGCCGTCCCGGGCGAATTTCAGGTTTACCGAATACCCTTACCTGCGTACGTGGAAACGCCAGCGCTTCACTGATGCCGGTGATGGCAAAAGCTTGTCCGGCCTCTTCCGCTTTCAGGGTAGCCGATGCTCCCGGTGTCAAAAGCTGCACCGAATCCAGCGGAAATCCAAGAATGGCTCTGACATGCAGAGCAAATTCCGATAAATCCTGTGTGATCATGGTCACCATACCGGTATCATGAGGTCTCGGCGATACCTCGCTGAACAATACACCCTGATCCGTAAGAAACAGTTCGACTCCGAAAATACCGAGTCCCCCAAGCTGATCCGTCACGGCTCTGGCGATGGACTGGGCTTCGGCCAGCTGCGCCTCACTCATGTGATGCGGCTGCCACGACTCCACATAATCGCCGTCCTTCTGGATATGGCCAATGGGAGGACAGAATACCGTACCGCTTACCGAACGGACCGTAAGCAGTGTAATCTCACTCTCAAAGGTTACGAATCCTTCAACAATAACACGGGTTCCTTTGGCGCGGGCGCCTTCAAGCGCGGTATTCCAGCAGTCTTCCGCATCCTCAGGCTTCCGGCAAATGCTCTGGCCTTTACCGGAGGAACTCATAATCGGCTTAATCACACAAGGTGTGCCGAGTTCTTCCACAGCAAGGCGCAGCTCTTCCAGACTGTCAGCGAACCGGTAAGCCGCCGTTGGTAATCCAAGCTCTTCGGCAGCAAGCCGCCGGATGCCTTCGCGGTCCATGGTCAGCCGGGCTGCACGGGCAGTAGGAACGACAACGAATCCTTCCGCCTCCAATTCAAGGAGTGCATGTGTGGCAATCGCCTCAATCTCCGGCACAATGAGGTCCGGCTTCTCGGCGCGGATAAGCG of the Paenibacillus pedocola genome contains:
- the purT gene encoding formate-dependent phosphoribosylglycinamide formyltransferase; this translates as MWGAPFSAQSRKLLLLGSGELGKEVIIEAQRLGVETVAVDRYQDAPAMGVAHRSYVIDMLDAEALKTLIRAEKPDLIVPEIEAIATHALLELEAEGFVVVPTARAARLTMDREGIRRLAAEELGLPTAAYRFADSLEELRLAVEELGTPCVIKPIMSSSGKGQSICRKPEDAEDCWNTALEGARAKGTRVIVEGFVTFESEITLLTVRSVSGTVFCPPIGHIQKDGDYVESWQPHHMSEAQLAEAQSIARAVTDQLGGLGIFGVELFLTDQGVLFSEVSPRPHDTGMVTMITQDLSEFALHVRAILGFPLDSVQLLTPGASATLKAEEAGQAFAITGISEALAFPRTQVRVFGKPEIRPGRRMAVTLSAAEDVQIARTAAKQAASMLKVEVYEDEQ
- a CDS encoding response regulator, coding for MYKLILAEDEEDVREGIIAQIDWAKYGFEVVDSAENGREATEAIDRLLPDVVVTDIQMPFMNGLQLAEWIRSRHPNTKIIILTGYDEFEYAQKAIKLQIDEYILKPFSSQELIDVLLKVKATIEAEIAEKENVYVLSEHYRKSLPVLREQFLSSLVSRRLPFQEITDKSAEYGINLDGKQFQASVISIDYIRAGQSREAAAGRPVSLRDTGDHNLQLFAILNIAEEICQKHGTGRVFIHRDEVVLLSVSKEPDETEITGHTFAILEEIRQNVQHFLKLTVTAGAGTVCQSASMLFNSFSDAMQALDYRLILGNNRVIWIEDVESRSNQMLVFDELTQQSLIRTIKLGTVQELKEVMDELFGGLDTAHVSTHDYQIFLLEIITSILRVAKESGSETADFMIPNMATLTDMNKFNNMGEAKQWIINVCTGLMDSIASGRQSSYKQLIDQAKEYIRSHYEESDISIGRVCQHLHISTGYFSSIFKKEMKMTFVSYLLQIRLEAAKELLRSTELKAFEIAEKIGFADPNYFSFCFRKKYGQSPKEYKNSARGG
- a CDS encoding GNAT family N-acetyltransferase translates to MNSSTQEQVLQIRKWGASDLERVTALLREFGYPTTLSVMKERMEGMEHDPFHCTLVAELDNEVVGMIDLRQVKSYYKQADCITEITALIVSEELRGNGLGKRLVSAAEDWARQNGCCQLFLRSGNRVERAPAHAFYRHIGFEKSAGYRFSKALL